One window of the Cryomorphaceae bacterium genome contains the following:
- a CDS encoding amidohydrolase codes for MHTHILPENIPNFRERFGYGGFIRLDHHKPCCARMMMDDKFFREVEDNCWDAEARMKECNHQHVDVQVLSTVPVMFSYWAKPQDTLEVAMFLNDHIADIVQRYPKRFIGLGTLPMQAPDLAIKELERCKSIGLKGIQIGTHINDWNLSDPNVFPVFEACQNLDMAVFVHPWDMMGKERMEKYWLPWLVGMPAESSLAICSMIFGGVFERLPGLRVAFAHGGGSFPATIGRIEHGFNVRPDLCAVDNNVNPREYLGKFWIDSLVHDPKMLDYIIELVGADKIALGTDYPFPLGELQPGQLIHSMPYPDEVKAMLLHQSALSWLGEDKGKFL; via the coding sequence ATCCATACCCACATTCTGCCGGAAAACATTCCCAATTTCAGGGAGCGTTTTGGTTACGGCGGATTTATCCGTCTCGATCATCACAAACCCTGCTGTGCGCGCATGATGATGGACGACAAGTTTTTTCGCGAAGTAGAAGACAACTGTTGGGATGCCGAGGCGCGCATGAAAGAATGCAACCATCAGCACGTGGATGTGCAGGTGCTTTCTACCGTACCGGTGATGTTCAGCTACTGGGCCAAACCCCAGGATACGCTTGAGGTGGCTATGTTTCTGAACGACCACATTGCCGACATTGTGCAGCGATACCCCAAACGCTTTATCGGACTGGGGACGCTCCCTATGCAAGCACCGGACCTCGCCATCAAAGAGTTGGAGCGATGCAAGTCCATCGGGCTGAAAGGCATTCAGATTGGCACCCACATCAACGACTGGAACCTCAGCGACCCCAATGTTTTTCCGGTGTTTGAAGCCTGTCAGAACCTTGACATGGCCGTTTTTGTGCACCCCTGGGATATGATGGGCAAAGAGCGCATGGAAAAATACTGGCTGCCCTGGCTGGTTGGAATGCCTGCCGAAAGTTCACTGGCCATTTGCTCAATGATTTTTGGTGGGGTATTTGAGCGATTACCCGGTTTACGGGTTGCTTTTGCCCACGGGGGTGGAAGTTTTCCGGCCACCATAGGCCGTATTGAGCACGGCTTTAATGTAAGGCCCGATCTCTGCGCCGTTGACAACAACGTAAATCCGCGTGAGTACCTGGGGAAATTCTGGATTGATTCGCTTGTGCACGATCCCAAAATGCTCGATTACATCATAGAACTGGTAGGTGCAGATAAAATCGCACTCGGCACCGACTACCCCTTTCCGCTTGGCGAATTGCAACCCGGCCAACTCATCCACAGCATGCCTTACCCTGATGAGGTAAAAGCAATGCTGCTTCATCAATCAGCATTGAGCTGGCTCGGAGAAGACAAAGGCAAATTTTTGTAG
- a CDS encoding BspA family leucine-rich repeat surface protein gives MGKLEPMILGQAQHIVLSGLSLTRENYFLVYMPILVIFTLKYSHSIRQTLLAFFLTLLTGFTIAQSAFVTTWNTEHLGVSDNHSVRIPVQTQITSNPDYFYNFEIDWGDGVIESYEGPGSQLLVEHTYPEPGVYTISISGVFPRINFGQPSTDLSKILEVQQWGNIQWESFGTAFRGCNFLSIPATDTPDLSNVTDMNGAFWGFMDAGAVNSSFSEWDVSNVTNMNNLFRQSTFNQPIGNWDVSNVTSMNSLFYNAFAFNQPIDAWDVSSVTNMTNMFCNSVFNQPIGSWDVSSVTSMNTMFLGEFGAMITPFNQPIEGWNVSSVENMGFMFSNCMFNQPIEEWDVTNVQSMQGMFQGASFFNQSLGLWDISTTTNVGMMLNESGIDPCNYNKTLEGWSGVQPQQGLNLGAAGVHFTEIGEPYREILINDFQWTINDAGVTQLPDLVVTINQFGPDIEVLVSGGSGVYQYLWSGPDDFSSTGSFITAEIPGIYTVWVSDGCSEWTEDIEVLTVGVDKNELNPVTLYPNPASDQVFIQSNSQGLLHVEIFNPTGALASSHSIEAEFAAIDIQNLSPGLYICRITVKGGVETSNLKMLVSR, from the coding sequence ATGGGCAAATTAGAGCCAATGATTTTGGGACAGGCTCAACACATTGTGTTATCTGGTTTAAGTTTGACCCGTGAAAACTATTTTCTTGTTTATATGCCTATTTTAGTGATTTTTACTTTGAAATATTCACACTCCATTCGCCAAACATTACTCGCATTCTTCCTGACATTACTCACAGGCTTTACAATAGCCCAGTCTGCATTTGTAACGACATGGAATACGGAGCACTTAGGGGTATCCGATAACCACTCGGTGAGGATTCCGGTGCAGACACAAATCACTTCCAACCCTGACTATTTCTATAATTTTGAAATAGACTGGGGAGATGGCGTGATAGAATCCTATGAGGGGCCTGGAAGCCAACTTTTGGTTGAACACACTTACCCTGAACCGGGTGTATACACCATCAGCATCTCAGGAGTTTTTCCGCGGATTAACTTTGGGCAGCCGTCAACAGACCTATCAAAAATTCTTGAGGTACAGCAATGGGGTAATATTCAGTGGGAAAGTTTTGGCACTGCATTCAGGGGGTGTAACTTTTTGTCAATACCTGCCACCGACACTCCTGATTTATCAAATGTTACAGATATGAATGGGGCTTTTTGGGGATTTATGGATGCAGGTGCGGTGAACAGTTCTTTTTCTGAATGGGATGTCTCAAATGTTACTAACATGAATAATTTATTCCGGCAATCTACATTCAATCAACCTATTGGAAACTGGGATGTATCGAACGTCACCTCAATGAATTCCTTGTTCTACAACGCATTTGCTTTTAACCAACCCATTGATGCCTGGGATGTCTCCAGCGTTACCAATATGACCAATATGTTCTGTAATTCGGTATTTAACCAACCCATAGGAAGCTGGGACGTTTCAAGCGTTACTTCTATGAACACAATGTTTTTGGGGGAGTTTGGAGCGATGATTACACCATTTAATCAACCCATAGAAGGCTGGAATGTATCCTCGGTTGAAAACATGGGGTTTATGTTCAGCAATTGCATGTTTAACCAGCCTATTGAAGAGTGGGATGTTACCAACGTGCAATCTATGCAAGGTATGTTTCAAGGGGCCTCATTTTTTAACCAGTCATTGGGATTGTGGGATATATCAACAACAACCAATGTCGGAATGATGTTGAATGAATCTGGAATCGATCCCTGCAACTACAACAAAACACTTGAAGGTTGGTCTGGCGTGCAACCTCAGCAAGGCCTGAACCTTGGAGCAGCAGGTGTGCATTTCACCGAAATTGGCGAACCCTATCGCGAAATACTGATCAACGATTTTCAATGGACGATTAACGATGCCGGCGTCACGCAACTTCCGGATCTTGTGGTAACCATCAATCAATTCGGGCCCGACATTGAAGTGCTTGTTTCGGGCGGCAGCGGGGTCTATCAATACCTGTGGTCAGGTCCTGACGATTTTTCATCCACCGGCTCCTTCATTACCGCAGAAATACCAGGAATTTATACCGTTTGGGTGAGTGACGGTTGCTCTGAATGGACGGAGGATATAGAGGTGTTGACCGTAGGTGTTGACAAAAATGAGTTAAACCCGGTGACTCTTTATCCGAATCCCGCAAGTGATCAGGTTTTCATTCAATCCAATAGTCAGGGATTGTTGCATGTGGAAATATTCAACCCGACCGGAGCGCTCGCATCAAGTCATTCGATAGAAGCGGAATTTGCTGCGATAGACATCCAAAACCTATCACCCGGGTTGTACATCTGCCGTATCACGGTGAAAGGCGGTGTTGAGACTTCCAATCTGAAAATGTTGGTCTCAAGGTAG
- a CDS encoding sulfotransferase domain-containing protein, with amino-acid sequence MMNLAGVKRWVKSFAWMQRQESADVLRYFSDANHYYLMSETKPEDIFVAGFPKSGNTWMQHMLAALQFGMDPRYVPDKLVQELTPDVHLKPFYKRYHTFCFFKTHDLPRPHMKRVIHLVRDGRDAMASFGAMKRDLGSVYSLDDMILRGEGLINVPWYEHCRQWMENPHGAEIILVRYEDLLENAARELKRICDFTGLERSEEEIQRVVDGSSFGAMKKKEQESGWDNPRWKNLKTFVRQGKKGSYRDEIPPELLAHFERQAAPYLKHFGYSVEEQS; translated from the coding sequence ATGATGAACTTGGCAGGAGTTAAGCGTTGGGTGAAAAGTTTCGCATGGATGCAAAGGCAAGAAAGTGCTGATGTGCTTCGGTACTTCAGTGACGCCAACCATTATTATCTCATGAGCGAAACAAAGCCAGAGGATATTTTCGTGGCGGGCTTTCCGAAATCCGGCAATACCTGGATGCAGCATATGTTGGCTGCCTTGCAATTTGGAATGGATCCTCGCTATGTACCCGACAAATTGGTACAGGAACTTACTCCCGACGTCCATCTCAAACCTTTCTACAAGCGCTACCACACGTTCTGTTTCTTCAAAACCCACGATTTGCCGCGACCTCACATGAAACGGGTTATTCATTTGGTGCGCGATGGCCGCGACGCAATGGCGTCCTTTGGCGCGATGAAACGGGATTTGGGAAGTGTGTATAGTCTGGATGACATGATACTCCGCGGCGAGGGCTTGATCAATGTTCCGTGGTACGAGCATTGCCGCCAGTGGATGGAGAATCCGCACGGAGCTGAGATTATTCTTGTGCGCTACGAAGACCTGCTGGAAAATGCGGCCCGCGAATTAAAACGGATTTGCGACTTTACAGGTCTCGAAAGGAGTGAGGAAGAAATTCAGCGGGTAGTAGACGGCTCTTCTTTTGGAGCCATGAAGAAGAAGGAGCAGGAAAGCGGTTGGGACAATCCGCGTTGGAAAAACCTCAAAACTTTTGTTCGTCAGGGTAAAAAGGGATCTTACCGCGATGAGATTCCGCCTGAATTATTGGCGCACTTTGAGCGGCAGGCAGCACCTTACTTGAAGCATTTCGGATATTCAGTGGAAGAGCAAAGTTGA